GCACCATGCGGCTCAGTCTCCTAAAACATCAACCAGTAGCTCGATATTTCCCCTTGAGAAGATTCAGTATCGTGTTCAAAATACGCGGGAACTGGACTCGGAGCATGTGAATGAGCTAGCGGAATCGATCGCAGTTTTAGGTTTGATTGAGCCATTAGCCATCGATAGCAAGGGAAGATTGTTAGCGGGGGGACACCGCTTGGCTGCGATTCAGCAGATTGAGGCCAATAACTCAACCGCTTTTCAGCAGCATTTCCCCGGTGGATTAGTTCCGGTACGCCATTTTGAATTTGATGCAGAAAAGGACGCGGACTTAGCGTTTCAAATTGAGGTGGCTGAGAATGAGAAACGCCGCGATTACACTAAGGATGAAGTCCGGGAGATCGCTGAGCGGTTGAAGTCAGCCGGATTTGTCGAATTGAAAGGC
Above is a genomic segment from Synechococcales cyanobacterium T60_A2020_003 containing:
- a CDS encoding ParB N-terminal domain-containing protein, coding for MSLNKLIQTAEKHHAAQSPKTSTSSSIFPLEKIQYRVQNTRELDSEHVNELAESIAVLGLIEPLAIDSKGRLLAGGHRLAAIQQIEANNSTAFQQHFPGGLVPVRHFEFDAEKDADLAFQIEVAENEKRRDYTKDEVREIAERLKSAGFVELKGRPKAGQKALMPALSVVVGKSIRRVRQYLNEAEPSPEKTADESRQLFLLLRKARKSLAAAQEVALQVRGVKSATKSIPSILEQLDEILEKFDGP